A genome region from Candidatus Polarisedimenticolia bacterium includes the following:
- a CDS encoding PDZ domain-containing protein yields the protein MRRHLLLVILVIAVVAVLPAFAGGDHSKCKYGTQECLDHMANKMKNSGWVGVELDTDVPEGYAVTKIFPGSPAEAAGIQAGDILVALNGVAITHDNEEALMKVRKDWKPGQNVTYTIKRDGSAREVSLTLATWPADALAKVIGQHMLEHAGNGEVASK from the coding sequence ATGCGACGTCATCTGCTGCTGGTGATCCTCGTGATCGCAGTCGTAGCCGTCCTGCCGGCGTTCGCCGGCGGCGATCACAGCAAGTGCAAGTACGGCACGCAGGAGTGCCTCGACCACATGGCCAACAAGATGAAGAACAGCGGCTGGGTGGGCGTGGAGCTCGACACCGACGTGCCCGAGGGGTACGCGGTCACCAAGATCTTCCCGGGCAGCCCGGCCGAGGCGGCGGGCATCCAGGCCGGCGACATCCTCGTGGCCTTGAACGGCGTGGCCATCACCCACGACAACGAGGAGGCCCTGATGAAGGTCCGCAAGGACTGGAAGCCGGGCCAGAACGTCACCTACACCATCAAGCGGGACGGCAGCGCGCGCGAGGTCTCGTTGACCCTCGCGACCTGGCCCGCCGACGCCCTGGCGAAGGTGATCGGCCAGCACATGCTCGAGCACGCCGGCAACGGCGAGGTGGCGTCGAAGTAA